Proteins from a single region of Candidatus Scalindua japonica:
- a CDS encoding type II toxin-antitoxin system HigB family toxin, which translates to MLNEAEEADWKCSQDIKQRYASASFLADNIVVFNIKGNDYRIVAKINYPSKSVLIKRIGTHSEYSKWRL; encoded by the coding sequence GTGCTTAATGAAGCAGAAGAAGCAGATTGGAAGTGTTCTCAAGATATAAAACAAAGGTATGCAAGTGCCAGTTTTTTAGCCGACAATATTGTTGTGTTTAACATTAAAGGTAATGACTACCGGATTGTTGCAAAAATTAATTATCCAAGCAAGAGTGTCCTAATTAAAAGGATAGGTACACATTCCGAATATTCGAAATGGAGATTATAA
- a CDS encoding ImmA/IrrE family metallo-endopeptidase yields the protein MIKIIKSQKDYNEALKNVEFLMDRNPKVGSSDANKLELLILLIKDYEDKRFPMQAPDPIEAILFRMEQEGLQPRDLIPYIGSRSKVSEILSKKRPLTLTMIRALHESLGIPIKSLIKEDKPKLFKSDEIDWNCFPVREIINRGWVKSRFSDIKAHSKDIILEFLQPLDSENLVPALYRMTENVRSARKIDRGSLMMWNARVIILANEYRNSKKYKKGSVSKEFIKNVIQLSKYDDGPQKARAFLMENAIPLVIEPHLPRTHLDGAAIMTEQGPVIGLTIRYDRLDNFWFNLAHELSHISLHLDKYNMGFYDYNLETDSDDPMEKEADGFASECLIPEVKWENSPASNLKTPGAAIHLAKELNIHPAIVAGKMRHYFRNYRILNQLIGNKQARICFSEINWS from the coding sequence ATGATTAAAATAATAAAATCACAAAAAGACTATAATGAGGCATTAAAAAATGTCGAATTTTTAATGGATCGTAACCCAAAGGTGGGGTCATCCGATGCAAATAAACTTGAATTGCTAATATTACTTATTAAGGATTATGAAGACAAGCGTTTTCCTATGCAAGCACCTGATCCAATAGAAGCAATATTATTTAGAATGGAACAGGAGGGATTACAGCCTAGAGATTTAATTCCTTATATAGGCAGTCGTAGTAAAGTCTCGGAAATTTTGTCAAAAAAACGCCCACTTACTCTTACAATGATTAGGGCATTGCATGAAAGTCTGGGAATACCTATAAAGTCTTTAATAAAAGAAGATAAACCCAAATTATTCAAGTCAGACGAAATTGATTGGAACTGCTTTCCTGTTAGAGAAATTATTAACCGTGGGTGGGTAAAGTCAAGGTTTAGTGATATTAAGGCACATTCTAAAGATATAATTTTAGAATTTTTACAACCTTTAGATTCAGAAAATCTGGTACCTGCTCTTTACAGAATGACAGAAAATGTTCGTTCCGCAAGAAAGATAGATAGAGGTTCTTTAATGATGTGGAATGCACGAGTGATAATACTTGCTAATGAGTATAGAAATTCGAAAAAATATAAGAAAGGTAGCGTTTCTAAGGAGTTTATAAAAAATGTAATACAATTAAGTAAATATGATGATGGCCCACAGAAAGCAAGGGCGTTTCTTATGGAAAATGCTATTCCGTTAGTAATTGAACCTCACTTGCCTAGAACTCATTTAGATGGAGCGGCAATTATGACTGAACAGGGGCCTGTAATTGGTCTAACCATTAGATACGATAGATTAGATAATTTTTGGTTTAACCTTGCTCATGAATTATCACATATTTCTTTGCATCTGGATAAATATAATATGGGATTTTACGATTATAATTTGGAAACTGATTCAGATGATCCTATGGAGAAAGAAGCAGATGGATTTGCTTCTGAATGTCTAATTCCTGAAGTAAAGTGGGAAAATAGTCCTGCTTCAAATTTGAAAACACCAGGTGCTGCAATCCATTTAGCAAAAGAATTAAATATTCATCCGGCAATTGTTGCAGGAAAAATGAGACATTATTTTAGAAATTATCGAATTCTAAATCAATTAATAGGCAATAAACAAGCAAGGATTTGTTTTTCAGAAATTAATTGGAGTTAA